From Oryza sativa Japonica Group chromosome 4, ASM3414082v1, one genomic window encodes:
- the LOC4334891 gene encoding phosphoglycerate mutase-like protein 1 isoform X2, whose amino-acid sequence MDANPPTTAMYPLHRCKTIYLVRHAQGVHNVEGEKDHSAYMSPQLFDAHLTPLGWNQVDCLREHVKKSGLAQKIELVITSPLLRTMQTAVGVFGGENSVDGVSAPPLMVENAGHSSRPAISSLNCPPFLAFEACREHLGVHPCDKRRSITEYHALFPAIDFSLIENDEDVLWEPNVREANSSVAARGMKFIDWLWTREEKEIAIVSHSGFLYHTLSMYSRECHPTIREEVGKHFANCELRSMVLVDTSMLGSDSPSYNYPGSIPAGLDLPSDAAP is encoded by the exons ATGGACGCCAATCCTCCTACCACCGCCATGTATCCTCTCCACCGCTGCAAAACCATCTACCTG GTCAGGCATGCCCAGGGTGTTCACAATGTGGAAGGCGAGAAGGATCACAGCGCCTACATGTCGCCCCAACTCTTTGACGCCCACCTTACTCCATTGGGCTGGAACCAA GTTGACTGCCTGCGTGAGCACGTGAAAAAAAGTGGACTTGCACAAAAGATTGAGCTGGTTATTACTTCCCCTCTACTGAG GACTATGCAAACTGCAGTCGGGGTCTTTGGGGGTGAAAACTCTGTTGATGGAGTAAGTGCACCACCATTAATGGTGGAAAATGCTGGACATAGTAGCCGGCCAGCTATTTCCAGTTTGAACTGCCCACCGTTTCTTGCTTTTGAGGCCTGCAGGGAGCACTTG GGTGTGCATCCCTGTGATAAAAGGAGGAGCATTACAGAATACCACGCTCTCTTTCCTGCCATTGATTTTTCGCTG ATAGAGAATGATGAAGATGTACTTTGGGAACCAAATGTCAGAGAAGCAAATTCATCTGTCGCAGCTAGGGGCATGAAGTTCATTGACtg GTTATGGACaagggaagagaaagagatagCTATTGTAAGCCATAGTGGATTCTTATATCACACCTTAAGCATGTACAGCAGGGAGTGTCATCCAACCATAAGAGAAGAAGTGGGCAAGCA CTTTGCCAACTGTGAGCTCCGGTCGATGGTGTTGGTCGATACAAG CATGCTTGGGTCTGATTCCCCCAGTTACAACTACCCTGGAAGTATTCCAGCTGGACTTGATCTTCCTAGTGATGCTGCACCTTGA
- the LOC4334892 gene encoding mitochondrial ATP-independent inner membrane protease subunit 2, producing the protein MVSLSTWFRYAAHKFEYSISLSWKKYNVGQINSTQLTDAVWKNFFQGKLTYMHWNKGGEAMAPIESTTGGTLLVRKLVNLSPTQVFVGDVVLLKDPEKSDDLIVRRLAALEGYEMVSNDEKDEPFVLDKDQCWVLADNQSLKPKEARDSRLFGPVPMTDILGRVIYSLRTAVDHGPVENSRMAMNQDSPVLAVELDVEEMAKNNKV; encoded by the exons atggTTTCCCTGTCGACGTGGTTTCGCTACGCCGCGCACAAGTTCGAGTACTCCATCTCCCTCTCATGGAAG AAGTATAACGTTGGCCAGATCAACAGCACCCAGTTAACCGATGCCGTCTGGAAGAACTTCTTCCAAGGCAAGCTCACCTACATGCATTGGAACAAGGGGGGAGAAGCCATGGCCCCCATCGAATCTACTACGGGAGGAACCCTCCTTGTTAGAAAGCTCGTCAATTTGTCTCCAAC ACAAGTCTTTGTTGGTGATGTTGTCTTACTAAAAGACCCAGAGAAATCTGATGATTTAATCGTTCGACGATTGGCTGCCCTAGAAGGTTATGAGATGGTCTCTAATGATGAGAAGGATGAGCCGTTTGTACTTGACAAGGATCAATGCTGGGTTCTGGCAGACAACCAATCACTAAAGCCAAAG GAAGCTAGGGATAGCCGCTTGTTTGGACCAGTCCCTATGACTGATATCCTTGGCAGAGTGATATACTCTTTAAGAACGGCTGTCGACCATGGCCCAGTGGAGAACAG CCGAATGGCCATGAACCAGGATTCACCAGTTCTGGCAGTAGAGCTTGATGTGGAAGAGATGGCGAAGAATAATAAAGTGTAG
- the LOC4334891 gene encoding phosphoglycerate mutase-like protein 1 isoform X1 — protein MVQLLQHSHLHTVFAAATTTIGVGQFPRRRAKFPTSLVLLPRCTSSSSSSSSGAPMDANPPTTAMYPLHRCKTIYLVRHAQGVHNVEGEKDHSAYMSPQLFDAHLTPLGWNQVDCLREHVKKSGLAQKIELVITSPLLRTMQTAVGVFGGENSVDGVSAPPLMVENAGHSSRPAISSLNCPPFLAFEACREHLGVHPCDKRRSITEYHALFPAIDFSLIENDEDVLWEPNVREANSSVAARGMKFIDWLWTREEKEIAIVSHSGFLYHTLSMYSRECHPTIREEVGKHFANCELRSMVLVDTSMLGSDSPSYNYPGSIPAGLDLPSDAAP, from the exons ATGGTCCAGCTGCTCCAGCACTCGCATCTGCACACTGTATTCGCCGCCGCGACCACCACCATCGGAGTCGGACAGTTTCCCCGCCGCCGTGCCAAATTCCCCACCTcccttgttcttcttcctcgctgcacctcctcctcctcctcctcctcctcag GAGCTCCAATGGACGCCAATCCTCCTACCACCGCCATGTATCCTCTCCACCGCTGCAAAACCATCTACCTG GTCAGGCATGCCCAGGGTGTTCACAATGTGGAAGGCGAGAAGGATCACAGCGCCTACATGTCGCCCCAACTCTTTGACGCCCACCTTACTCCATTGGGCTGGAACCAA GTTGACTGCCTGCGTGAGCACGTGAAAAAAAGTGGACTTGCACAAAAGATTGAGCTGGTTATTACTTCCCCTCTACTGAG GACTATGCAAACTGCAGTCGGGGTCTTTGGGGGTGAAAACTCTGTTGATGGAGTAAGTGCACCACCATTAATGGTGGAAAATGCTGGACATAGTAGCCGGCCAGCTATTTCCAGTTTGAACTGCCCACCGTTTCTTGCTTTTGAGGCCTGCAGGGAGCACTTG GGTGTGCATCCCTGTGATAAAAGGAGGAGCATTACAGAATACCACGCTCTCTTTCCTGCCATTGATTTTTCGCTG ATAGAGAATGATGAAGATGTACTTTGGGAACCAAATGTCAGAGAAGCAAATTCATCTGTCGCAGCTAGGGGCATGAAGTTCATTGACtg GTTATGGACaagggaagagaaagagatagCTATTGTAAGCCATAGTGGATTCTTATATCACACCTTAAGCATGTACAGCAGGGAGTGTCATCCAACCATAAGAGAAGAAGTGGGCAAGCA CTTTGCCAACTGTGAGCTCCGGTCGATGGTGTTGGTCGATACAAG CATGCTTGGGTCTGATTCCCCCAGTTACAACTACCCTGGAAGTATTCCAGCTGGACTTGATCTTCCTAGTGATGCTGCACCTTGA